From the Hoplias malabaricus isolate fHopMal1 chromosome 6, fHopMal1.hap1, whole genome shotgun sequence genome, the window TGTCAGTTgagattttaattatatttttttaatgcttgattacaaatatttatattcaatttTAAGTAATACCTGAGTACAGATCCACAAAGTATTTTCCACCCCTGACAGCGCAATCAGTCTAGCAGAactgtaataaattaataatagcCCTGATGTTGTACATTCAGTCACAGTATGTCAAAAATCACAAGATTAATCTGATGATTAAATTACGAAATTATTGAAATACTTTGAGCTGTGCAAAGGTATCAGTACAAACGTGAAAAATATAATGAGATGTCACTGGAATAAAGAAGGCTACCATTGAAGTGCTTTACAGAACTGGCCTGTGGAGACTATAAACAAACTGCAGCTCCAAACTCCACCACTAGATGACatctcacaccacacacaaagcacaaacaaaagaaaatctcaCTGTTTTCATGAGTTATGACAAATGCTAAGCTTAAATCTGTCCTTCAGTTCTGCTCACACAACTGCGcacttaaataattaaaatgtaaatagtaTGGTTTGAGTTAAACTGTATTTTGAATGAATATTGGGTTTGGATGTAGGTGCCCACTGCTTCATTTCCGTAAATTATCaccaatgaacacacacacattatatatataaaaattcaaCAATGAACACATATGGTCTTAATATTCAAACTCTAACAATAAACAGTGCTtcgttttcagatttttgtatatttttcccATTGAATATATGTTAACATTCAacaaaaaagacacatttttaaacattttactttaattgtatttaaatgtcAGTTTACCAACAGCTCTTTTATTTGGAATGGGAATGTGCTTTTCCTAATGATTCATCAGACTTCAGTGAGCATAAACTCAAGAATTTCATACATTCAGGGATTGAAAGCAGGACCTCAAGACCCTGGATCTGATAGGGAGGCACAGTGGCGTAGcaggcagtcacacagctccagggaccttgagaagtttggtgtgttctccctgtgtctgcatgggtttcttacGGGTGCTCCTCCCATgggccaaaaacacatgttggtaggtgtaggtctcaaaaagtgtccctgggtgtgagtgtgtgtagccctgtgaaggactggcgccccctccagggtgtgttcctgccttgtgcccaatgtgaccctgaactggataagtggttatagacaatgaatgactgaatactGAATAATGGATACTTTCCATCCTGGATTGATTTTACTGAGTATATGCCTGGttagatgtttttattttctcacaattaaaatgttttattatgttCATGCCTTTTCTTTTTATATACAGCAATACCATCTCCAGATTTGAAAGCATTTCTTCAGCAGGGAACTAGAATTTAGCTGTCcataattaatcatttattgcCAGTGGTTCAACAATACAGATTTTGTGACTGTTTAGttgatttttttccttctctattAAAAACAGCATTATGTCCATACTTGTTCTGTTTATCTACAGCAACAAACCTGAATCTCGCAAATGCTTAACCTTCAGTGACCTCTGATTTTGTAGATGTGGATCTGCATTTAATTTAGTGGGCATGATATGCAAAATAATAGTCCAGTGTGCCTATGCCTTCCACAGTGTCTAGAACAAAAttccttttctaaaaggttACCCAATGTTTGATTAGTTTGGGTTTCTGCAGCAGTTTCACACAGTTCAGTCACATTAGTTTCTGTCTTCCTCTTCAGTGGCTGATTTGAGCAATTAGATCCTCAAAGCTGTGGCTCCTAGTTAGGGGTGATGAGATTCTCCAGTGTATTTTCAAAGTTTATACCTCACGAGTCCTGACCCAGCTGAGTGTGTATGAGCTGTGTGTATGAGGAAGTTCATGTCTCAGTACTGTGTGTCCTGAGCCATAAGCTGAGTGAGCAAGACGGAACCCTGAGTTACGGAGTGCACTCAGTACACTGTACCAGAATCGCACTACTTCCACTTCAGCCCCGCCTATTTCAAACCCTGCCCACTGAAGATGTATAGTTACAATGAGCTTAGTGATCTTCTGGAGGGTTCCATCCTGAACCCAACTCTCCAAAACACGCCACTCTGCACTCTCCAGATCCACTCGCAGGACATCCACCtatgtataaaaaaacaaaacaaaacaaaaaataaagagcTCTGTAATGAAGAGTGAGCATATACAGCACTGAGCAAAGATCAGAGACCAGAAATGTTATAGTATTGTCTAATAAACGGAAGAAACCTTTTAGTgatagttttattttaaacattgtcatCTGAGGCTCAAGAGAAAAACACATCCCAACTCTTGTAATTCTTTTAGTGTACTAATTTCATGAAATGTCATGCCCCAAAATGACATGAAATTAATACTTTTTAACATTggcttccactgaaagttatttttttattattttcccccctctcctataaagttactatttttttctttacacagcaacaatatttttttcattgccAGTGCTCAACTGATGAagttagaaaaaaaattaaattttaaagaaagagaaattTTATAATCAGTTTCAAATTGGTGGATCGCGGAGGCACACTACTGATGGTTGAATTAATACCTTGTTACATTCCTACTGtttacagttttataaagaTGGTCAATAAATGTAACATAATACATCTTGAAAGATGAACCTGAATCAATATTTACCGTAGACTGTATGGGAGAAAGAAGGTGAACATACAGAGCAAgttaaaagacagagagaatatGAAATGAGGCATTCTCCACTAAGGAAACCCATGTGATCCCCATGGAGGGAGAGCAGTGTCTATCTAATGATCAAAGATTACCAGCAACATATACATGTTCCCTGAGGACATCACATCTCTATATGAGTCACCAGACTCTGTTGCCATGGTAGCCATGCGTGACCACAGACTCTATCTCCATGGTGATAAAGCATCACGCAGGGGATTCTGTGCTGCTGTCAGAATGAAAATGAGAAGACAGATGTGTGCCAGTACCGTTCTGTGACCCAGAGAGTCCATGATGTCCAGCAGCCTACGAggcacagagccctgacccccTCTGTGAGGGCGACCGTAGGGGCGTCTCCAGTCCAGCCAAGCTTGATGATGCTGGATTGATCCAAATCCAGAGCCACTGGACTGCATGAGCCGTCTGCTGGGGTCAAAGCGATGCACCTCACATCCCATGTTTAATGTTCGCTCTAGAAACACAGCATCTTTTCCATCCAAACTACAAGGGGATCAAGAAAGAGAACTGTGCTAGTCACGTCATATCTAAAACCTACTGGAATGTACATTACTACTCTTTGGCCATTAAGATTGGTTGTAGTGGCATTTTCAATGCTCTCCcagctgaatgcagtcaaattcTTGGAGCAACTTTTAATCAAGTCTCTTCCCAAAATAGCAGAAGCTGCTTCTACAGAAGTTGGGGACAAACTGTCTGTCCAGATCCATTTGAGCACGTCGGCCTGAAAGGTACCTTTAGAAATATAACCATTAGTTCACAGAAGTTCTTGAGAGAATATTTAACTTCTACTCAACTGGATTGTCTCTGAAGTAAAAGTGCTTTGTCTTAGATTTATTTTCTCAGCTGAAAAAGGTCAGAGATAAAAAAGACAACAACTGCTCTGTCTGTCAGGAAGGTAGAAAAACCTTCACCAACTCCAGCAAAATTAGTGGCAGTATTTCAACAAGAACAGGAAACACTAACTTCAGTCTTCTCAGGGAATGTAAATAACACAGTGCTTCCAAACTGCTTCACAAATAAACACTGCCGCGATAGTCAGCTCTCTTCAAAATCCACCATACTACTCTGGTACTAGCAGCAAAGCCAAATTGTTTCAGAGCCTGTCTTGTTAAAAGGTGTTCTTATGAATATCACTATGAAATACAatctattattttaaaaactaagATTTAATGTAAACCTACACATCATATACAAAAATTAAGTACAACATAAATCAGTCAATGAGACTTCTTCTTTATAATGGCAGAGAACCTGGGGCTTCTTTAGAGGAGGGCAGTGTGTTGATATTTAATCGTTATTGTCTTCAGTTTTCTGAACTTAAAGCACCAACtgcatttttaattataaacaGTGGTTTATTAGATCTGTTTACCTGGATTTGGTCGACTACATTATGTGAAAAGATACATGAGTTAGTAATGTACGTATCATGAAATTGTCCTTAAGTATCATAATATAATGTTTTGGCCACACTGCCCCATGTCACATTCATAAAATATTTGCACACAGGTTTGATCTTAAAATAGCTGCATGTGAAAAAAACGTTTATGTAATTATCTATAAATTGTGGTTGTTTTCACTCAGTCTGACATAAATTAGTTCATAGTCAGCAACCAGTGTCATTGTGGTTTCTGTTTTGTGAACATTGTTTTGTGAATCATTTGAAGGTAAATGGTGTGAATTTATCTTTAGAACAAATTTAGAAGGAAATTCAAGTACATCTTATAAATGAGCCTCCCGAGGTGACAGAAAGTTTGGATTTTACCCCCAGTAAATAATACAAATTGAAGTCCTTAAAAATGGACAAGAACaaattgtgtatttttgacTCTGCACTGTACCTCACTGAGTTTTAAACAACATAACGAGTACGTATTTAAAGTGCAGAATGTCATCTTGTCCAAATGTTGGTGAACTGTGGTCAAATTACAATCAGTTTTTACTTTCTGTCCTATATTAGGGGTCTATAAATAATGGGACAACAGGCTTGTTGTTTGTTTCTTACCTAATTAGTTGTATGTCATCGTATGAACAATCCAAAGGCTTAGAACTGATTTATATGTGGTATCTGTATCTGGAGTTTTCTGCTAGTGTCTCTCAGCATCATGACACAAATATGTCAGTGCTAGTAAATCAGCTCATTTTAAGGCTTGAATCAGTGCCAACATATTTGACATCATGAGAAACTGATCATCACGTTGTTAAGAATGCATTGGTGAGCTGAGCAAAAGGAAACAGCCTTGCAAAATGCAGAAGAATGCTCTAATGAATAACCAAATCATTCAGAggtatttataatttatttctaattctgtAACTCAATCAATGAGTTACAGTATTTTCAAACAGTTAATACATTTGCTAACTGCATATACTGTATTTTGCATACACAGTATAAATCAAGCTGAGAACTGTGTtccttaatttaattttatctctGTGTGGTGGCTTCAGCATGTGTGGCTGTCAGTAAAATTGCGAAGTGTAAAGCTCAGTGAAGTGTAAATGCTCAGAATCAGCCAGATGCCTCAAAACCAAGTGAGCAATGTTTAGTGGGTTTTGCGTTACAGCAGAACCACTACTCAGATAATCTTCTAAAGTAACTATGATGTTTCCAGGGCAGAAAAACTGAAACACTTTAAATTTTTAGACATCACCTTGCATTTTATACTGAGCGTAAGGCTGAAAGCAAGAAGACCTCAAAACAAACAGGAACCGAAAAAGACTGCACCACAGAATAACACTAGATGCTATTTATCTAGTGGTGTTTCTAACAGAGCCAATATTAGTTCCTCTTGCTTTGTAAAACATAGATAGTGCTCCACTGATTAGGACTTGCAAACGAGTACCACACTTAATTTAATCATATTTCACATTAAgtccatttattcatttgttcaatTATTTATAGTCCCTTACAATGAAGAGGGGATAAGATAACATTAGGCCACATTGCCATTAGTAAGATCAGGtgctggtgttggatgattagttgtggatcacaagtgccactccaactcatcccagggTATTAAATGGTGTTCATTTACTCCACACTCTGCAGTTTCACTCCACCACAACAGTTTTATACCCCTTTGGTTGATGCAttcagcatggtgaccttaagctcatgggCTCACATTACATTAGGAGCAGTGTTAAAGAATTCCTTACCTGAAGGAATAAGCCACACAAGCATTGCCACTGGTCCAGTAGTTGACACACGGAGTCTCTGCCCTTTCTACTACAGGCTGGGAACCCTCTGAACCCTGCCATCTGGAACAGTTCACCTAAAGAAACAAGTTGTAAAGAAGTACTGAAAAGTGCTATGTGAACGAACTTGTGACAAACGAAAAGGGAAAACAACAATGTAAAGTGTCATCACATGCCACGAGGACAGGTTCACTTAGCATAATTTCTACAAGTCCCTCAAACTAGACCGGAGGGATGGAA encodes:
- the LOC136699876 gene encoding probable methyltransferase-like protein 24; translation: MWSSRGGGMAACVSGGLRRCLPRVFMLALALVLLLQLLVSSVVFRSSNGVAEQPDFTVISIKAGRHRDSAQSEAVNPAESAERGLEKGPPALWTQEESAGVGAYEEENELNSHQVTDRGLVLQPWASEQPSFSAEVQRLTQFISTPEVNCSRWQGSEGSQPVVERAETPCVNYWTSGNACVAYSFSLDGKDAVFLERTLNMGCEVHRFDPSRRLMQSSGSGFGSIQHHQAWLDWRRPYGRPHRGGQGSVPRRLLDIMDSLGHRTVDVLRVDLESAEWRVLESWVQDGTLQKITKLIVTIHLQWAGFEIGGAEVEVVRFWYSVLSALRNSGFRLAHSAYGSGHTVLRHELPHTHSSYTLSWVRTREV